A stretch of Clostridium formicaceticum DNA encodes these proteins:
- the speE gene encoding polyamine aminopropyltransferase, with translation MPIILNEKHSTGLSMNWTVDKVLYHQKSDFQEVAILELQELGRALALDGAIQVTVKDEFVYNEMITHVPLFTHPNPEKVLIIGGGDGGAAREAAKHPKVKQVDMCEIDPVVIEACREYLPEMSVSYDNPKVNVITKDGIAFIKNNPNTYDVIIIDSSDPVGPAVELFQKQFYTDVRGALKEDGLFVCQSESLFLHMQLIKDVYASISSLFPIARVYTSTNATYPGFLWSYTMGSKRYDPLAKEELEPQTFQTKYYNHDLFKASFALPNFLKEELGQK, from the coding sequence TTGCCAATTATTTTAAATGAGAAACATTCCACAGGACTGTCTATGAATTGGACAGTAGACAAGGTTTTATATCATCAAAAGTCAGACTTCCAAGAGGTGGCTATACTAGAATTACAGGAATTGGGGAGGGCTTTGGCGTTAGATGGTGCGATTCAAGTAACTGTTAAGGATGAATTTGTTTATAATGAAATGATCACCCACGTACCTTTATTTACCCATCCTAATCCTGAAAAAGTATTAATTATTGGTGGTGGAGATGGTGGTGCGGCTAGAGAAGCTGCAAAGCATCCTAAAGTAAAGCAAGTGGACATGTGTGAGATTGATCCTGTAGTTATTGAAGCTTGTAGAGAATATCTACCTGAAATGAGTGTTTCTTATGATAATCCTAAAGTAAACGTCATTACTAAGGATGGTATTGCTTTCATAAAAAATAATCCTAATACCTATGATGTAATTATTATAGATTCCTCAGATCCAGTAGGACCTGCTGTAGAACTATTCCAGAAGCAGTTTTATACCGATGTCCGTGGGGCATTGAAGGAAGATGGATTATTTGTATGTCAAAGTGAATCCTTATTTTTACATATGCAATTAATCAAAGATGTTTATGCCAGCATAAGCAGTTTATTCCCTATTGCAAGGGTATACACATCTACCAATGCTACCTATCCAGGCTTCTTATGGAGCTATACAATGGGTTCAAAAAGATATGATCCATTAGCAAAAGAAGAACTCGAGCCACAAACTTTCCAAACAAAATACTATAATCATGATTTGTTTAAGGCTTCTTTTGCATTACCTAACTTTTTGAAGGAAGAATTAGGACAAAAATAA
- a CDS encoding nucleotidyltransferase substrate binding protein — MDFQDVRWMQRFSNYKKALKQLEEAVELMEKRELTNLEKQGVIQGFEYTHELAWKTIKDFFENRGNTNIYGSKDATKEAFALGLIENGEVWMQMIKSRNLTSHTYDEGIADEIIRIVKDSYFQAFEGLRKKMDQFQREESREQ, encoded by the coding sequence ATGGATTTTCAAGATGTTCGTTGGATGCAAAGATTTAGCAATTATAAGAAAGCATTAAAGCAACTTGAAGAAGCAGTAGAATTAATGGAAAAAAGAGAACTTACAAACCTTGAGAAACAAGGGGTTATACAAGGGTTCGAATACACCCATGAATTGGCTTGGAAGACGATAAAAGATTTTTTTGAAAATCGAGGCAATACAAATATATATGGTTCAAAGGATGCTACAAAAGAAGCCTTTGCCCTGGGCTTAATAGAAAATGGAGAAGTTTGGATGCAGATGATAAAGAGTCGTAATCTCACAAGTCATACATATGATGAAGGTATAGCAGATGAGATTATCCGAATAGTAAAAGATTCATACTTTCAGGCTTTTGAAGGCTTAAGAAAGAAGATGGATCAATTTCAAAGAGAAGAGAGTAGAGAACAGTGA